The sequence below is a genomic window from Pseudomonas cannabina.
AAGGGGCGCATCACCGAAGGCAAGCTCGAAGACGTCCCGCCTTACTACCACTACTGCGCAGCCTGGGCGCTGGTGCACGGCGCGGTCGCGCTGTACCACTCGCCGTTCTGGAGCAACGTGCTGGAAGATCAGGAAGGTTTCTTCAACTTCCTCATGGACATCGGCGTGCGTATGGGCAACAAGCGCAAGCGCGACAGTGAGACCCCTGTCGAAAGCAAGCCTGACCCCGCCGGCACGTAACCCGCCAGGCCGGCCCTGAGCTTTGGCTCGAGGCTTTTGCTGCTGCCGCGTCGGAGATGGCGCGGAAGCTGCATCCGACGACCATTCGCCGGTTTTCCGTCACCGGCATCTGGGAGGGGATAATGCGTAGCCTGGTTCTGCTGCTCGCGCTGTTGGCGCTGAATGGCTGCATGAAAGTCAGTGATATGGGTGAAGGCGTTCGCGAGCAATTCAGCGATGCGGGTCTGCTCGACCATAGCAGTACCCGTCGTACCGCCAACTGGCGTGTACAGCCTGACTCATTCATCTACATCGCCCAGGGCGCTTTCGTACCTCCCGGCAAAGCCTATCCGCGTCCCAACGTCGTTGCCGACGAAGCCTTCAAAGGCTTCGTCGAGTACTTCCCGATGGTCCGCCGTGCGCCAGCGCCGATGGGGCTGGATGACGCAATGACCGAAGCGCGTAGCGCCGGCGCGCATTATCTGCTTTACACCCGTTTTGCCCGGGCCGACGACCGGATCAGTAACTGGGATCAATGGTCCGATCAGGAAGCGGTTGATCGACTGGGCGTCGACAGTGGTGTGATTCAACTGATGTTGATCGAGACCAGCACGCGCTACCTCATCGACAGCGCCCGCATTCGCAGCCGTGGCGGATTGCTGACGCTTTACGATACCAGCCCCGAAGATTTGCTAGGTCCGCCTCTTGAAGACTACGCTCGTACTCTACTGGGGGTAGAGCGCTAGAAACATCTGGCGTCGAGCCTTGAAAAATCTCAGGAGAGTGGAGTGACTGATTCAAGCAAGGCGGGCGATCTTTTTGCGCAGATTCCCAAAACCAAAGGGTTGCCGCCTGTTCATCTGTGGAATCCGGATTTTTGTGGCGATATCGATATGCGTATCGCCCGCGACGGCACCTGGTATTACCTGTGCACGCCGATCGGGCGCAAGCCGATGGTGCGGCTGTTCTCGACCATTATGCGGCGCGACGGTGACGATTACTTTCTGATCACGCCGGTCGAAAAAGTCGGCATCAAGGTGGATGACGCGCCCTTCGTGGTGGTCAGTCTCGACGTGCAAGGGGAGGGCGAGGGGCAAGTGCTGCGCTTTCTGACCAATGTGGAAGATCAGACGGAAGCCGGGCCGCAGCATCCGCTGCGGGTCGTGACGGACCCTGAGACTCAGGAGCCTGCGCCTTACGTTCTGGTGCGCAACAATCTTGAAGCGTTGATCCACCGTAACGTGTTCTATCAACTGGTCGAACTGGCGGTGGCCCGCGAGATCGACGGGCAGCGCTGGTTGGGCGTCTGGAGTCACGGAATGTTTTTCAAGATCGGTCTGGAGCCTTGAAATGCCCCGTGGTTGGCGCGCTTGAATTGCCTGCGGGCACTGCCGCGGTTAAAGTGCCGCTCCCTGATTTTCCTGAGGTTTTTGCATGAGCCAGTCCTTTGATATCGCCGTAGTCGGCGCAACCGGTACTGTCGGCGAAACCCTTGTCCAGGTTCTGGAGGAGCGCGATTTTCCTGTCGGCAATCTGCACTTGCTGGCGAGCATCGAATCCGCCGGCCACTCCGTGCCGTTTCGGGGCAAGAATGTACGCGTGCGTGAAGTCGACGAGTTCGATTTCAGCAAAGTCCGCCTGGCGTTTTTCGCTGCCGGCCCGGCGATCAGCCGCAGTTATGCAGAAAAAGCCGTGGCGGCGGGCTGTTCGGTCGTTGACCTGTCGGGCGCGTTCCCGGCCGGGCAAGCGGCCAATATCGTGCCGGAGATCAACGCAGCGTTGTTGAGCGCAAGCGGCGCTGGTGCGCATCTGGTGGCCAGCCCAAGTGCGGCGGCTACGGCGGTCGCCCTGGCGCTGGCTCCTTTGCGCGCCATGCTCGACCTGCACAGCGTATCGGTCACGGCGTGTCTGGCCATATCGGCATTGGGGCGCGAGGGGGTGAGCGAGCTGGCGCGGCAGACTACCGAACTGCTCAACGTGCGCCCGCTGGAAACCCGTTTCTTCGATCGACAGATGGCCTTTAACGTGCTGGCTCAGGTCGGCACGCCCGACGATTCCGGTCACCTACCGCTGGAACGGCGCCTGGTGGATGAGCTGCGCGAATTGTTGGCACAGCCATCGCTCAAGGTTTCCGCTACCTGCATTCAAGTGCCGGTGTTCTTCGGCGACAGTTTCACCGTTGCGTTGCGCACCACGGGGCCGGTCGATCTGGCTGCGGTCAATGCCGCGCTCGAGGCAGCACCCGGTCTGGAGCTGGTCGATGCGGGCGATTACCCGACGCCGGTTGGCGATGCGGTAGGCCAGGATGTGGTGTATGTCGGTCGCGTCCGGGGCGGAACCGATGATCCCGAGCAACTCAATCTGTGGCTGACGTCAGACAATGTGCGCAAAGGCGCAGCGCTCAATGCTGTGCAGGTTGGCGAATTGTTGATAAAAGGCTATGTGTAAAAGATACTTGGCAATAATTTGAACAATTGTTTTAGCGGCGACACGCCTTACACCCAAATGCAGGACTACCTCCCCGAATGTCGGGGAATCTTTAAACAAGGGATGGGCTATGGTTCAGGTTCGTAAACTGGTATTAGCAATCGCTGCGGCTTCAGCGCTGTCATCGGGTATGGCGCAGGCGCTGGGGCTCGGGGAATTGTCGGTCAAGTCGACCCTGAATCAGCCATTGGTAGCGGAAATCGAGTTGACCGAAGCGCAGGGGCTCAACGCGACGCAAGTCGTGCCCAGCCTGGCTACCACGGCCGACTTCGCTCAGGCGGGTGTCACGCGTCAGGCATTTCTTAACGACCTCACGTTCACTCCGGTGATCAACGCCAGCGGCAAGAGTGTCTTGCGGATCACCTCCAGCAAGCCGGTTCGCGAGCCCTACGTGAAATTTCTGGTTCAGGTGCTGTGGCCAAATGGCCGCTTGTTGCGTGAGTACAGTCTGCTGCTCGATCCGCCGAAGTTTTCGCCAGAGGCAGCTGCCGCCGCGGCGGCTCCTGCTCCTGCGCCGGCTGCCGCTCCCGCAGCACCTGCCCAATTGGCAGCGGTAGCGCCACCGGTCGAGGCCGCAGCACCTGAAGCGCCTGCTCCGGCAGCGCCTGCCGGCTCAACCGCACTGCCGCCGCCCACAGCAGATAAACCGGCGCAATACGTCACTGCCAATAACGACACCTTGTGGGAAATTGCCGCGAAGGTGCGTACTGCCGGAACAGTCCAGCAGACCATGCTGGCGATCCAGGCGCTGAACCCGGATGCATTCATCGGCGGCAACATCAACCGCCTGAAGAAAGGCCAGGTGCTGCGCTTGCCGACGCCTCAACAGACCACTGCACTGCCGCAACCGCA
It includes:
- a CDS encoding aspartate-semialdehyde dehydrogenase, whose product is MSQSFDIAVVGATGTVGETLVQVLEERDFPVGNLHLLASIESAGHSVPFRGKNVRVREVDEFDFSKVRLAFFAAGPAISRSYAEKAVAAGCSVVDLSGAFPAGQAANIVPEINAALLSASGAGAHLVASPSAAATAVALALAPLRAMLDLHSVSVTACLAISALGREGVSELARQTTELLNVRPLETRFFDRQMAFNVLAQVGTPDDSGHLPLERRLVDELRELLAQPSLKVSATCIQVPVFFGDSFTVALRTTGPVDLAAVNAALEAAPGLELVDAGDYPTPVGDAVGQDVVYVGRVRGGTDDPEQLNLWLTSDNVRKGAALNAVQVGELLIKGYV
- a CDS encoding DUF1285 domain-containing protein, with the translated sequence MTDSSKAGDLFAQIPKTKGLPPVHLWNPDFCGDIDMRIARDGTWYYLCTPIGRKPMVRLFSTIMRRDGDDYFLITPVEKVGIKVDDAPFVVVSLDVQGEGEGQVLRFLTNVEDQTEAGPQHPLRVVTDPETQEPAPYVLVRNNLEALIHRNVFYQLVELAVAREIDGQRWLGVWSHGMFFKIGLEP
- a CDS encoding DUF4823 domain-containing protein; translation: MRSLVLLLALLALNGCMKVSDMGEGVREQFSDAGLLDHSSTRRTANWRVQPDSFIYIAQGAFVPPGKAYPRPNVVADEAFKGFVEYFPMVRRAPAPMGLDDAMTEARSAGAHYLLYTRFARADDRISNWDQWSDQEAVDRLGVDSGVIQLMLIETSTRYLIDSARIRSRGGLLTLYDTSPEDLLGPPLEDYARTLLGVER